From one Halothece sp. PCC 7418 genomic stretch:
- a CDS encoding AI-2E family transporter, which produces MSEQRVVISNSTLILAGTLFFLGVLLWQLQSLIIVLMISVVLASALAPAIDVAERLRLPRFLAVILVYLLLIGGLSGAGVLIGPTVVEQIERLTRKLPSYLDSLRLIAQDLALRFGVTDPESLDPINRLFDTKALTSWLIRSSQQLLVRSYGVTRGIIGGLVSVILSVVLSGYMLSGSRRLIQGMISLFPSPWDVRLEAQVHPVAQRMGGYIQGRVLVSGILGVVISISLRILGISEFALGLGAIAGITNLIPFFGPVLGSIPALIVATAQGGWTVLWVLLLFVVIQNLETYVLDPLLVGNTVRLHPLYQLLAVIGGAQVLGILGALIVPPWVAGAATLIENLYLKPKALAQSQSRSPSNPSLTVKSR; this is translated from the coding sequence ATGTCTGAGCAGCGTGTTGTCATCTCGAATTCTACTTTAATCTTGGCGGGAACCCTATTTTTTCTGGGGGTTTTATTGTGGCAATTACAAAGCCTGATCATTGTCTTAATGATTTCTGTTGTCCTTGCTTCCGCCCTCGCCCCCGCAATTGATGTTGCAGAAAGACTGAGACTGCCTCGCTTTTTAGCGGTCATTCTGGTTTACTTACTGTTAATCGGCGGATTAAGTGGTGCTGGCGTTTTGATTGGTCCGACTGTGGTGGAACAGATTGAACGCTTAACCCGCAAACTTCCCAGCTATCTTGATAGCCTTCGTTTGATCGCGCAAGATTTAGCCCTCCGCTTTGGAGTCACTGATCCTGAAAGTCTCGATCCGATTAATCGCCTCTTTGATACCAAAGCCCTCACCAGTTGGCTGATTCGCTCTAGTCAGCAGTTGCTGGTGCGTTCCTATGGCGTAACCCGAGGCATTATTGGCGGTTTAGTCAGTGTTATTTTGTCCGTTGTCTTATCGGGCTATATGTTATCTGGATCGCGACGTTTAATTCAGGGGATGATCAGTTTATTTCCATCTCCTTGGGATGTGCGCTTAGAAGCACAAGTTCATCCCGTCGCCCAACGAATGGGAGGTTATATTCAAGGGCGAGTTTTAGTCTCTGGGATTTTAGGGGTTGTAATTAGCATTAGTTTAAGAATCCTTGGCATTTCGGAATTTGCTTTAGGTTTAGGCGCGATCGCGGGGATTACAAATTTAATTCCCTTTTTCGGTCCCGTGCTCGGTTCAATTCCCGCCCTGATTGTTGCTACAGCCCAAGGGGGATGGACGGTATTATGGGTGTTATTGTTGTTTGTGGTGATTCAAAATCTAGAAACTTATGTTTTAGACCCGCTATTAGTTGGCAATACCGTGCGTCTCCATCCCTTGTATCAACTCCTCGCTGTTATTGGCGGAGCGCAAGTGTTGGGAATTTTAGGGGCATTGATTGTTCCCCCTTGGGTGGCAGGTGCAGCAACATTAATTGAAAATTTGTATTTGAAGCCGAAAGCCCTCGCCCAAAGCCAAAGTCGTTCCCCGTCTAATCCTTCTTTAACCGTCAAATCTCGTTAG
- a CDS encoding hemolysin family protein, whose protein sequence is MDGTALSSLLFTLVATETNLTVQDLLVRLLSVFLLIAINAFFVAAEFSMVSVRRSRISQLVETGDHAAKAVQSLQRRLDRLLSTTQLGITLSSLALGWIGESTMAVVVASGLTQLPVSPEWQSAIAHSVAIPVAFFLIAYLQIILGELSPKSIALHHAEQVARLFAPTSLVISRLFHPFIWVLNRSTETLLHFVGLEYSPHSWYNRVTSEELKLIIATERESIGLEAEERELLNNVFEFSEVVVEEIMVPRTKITSIPRDATFGGVLQEVVSSGHSRYPVTGDSLDDIIGMIDFKELAVPLAKGRLTSETLISPWIRPVRFVPEFTSLGELLGTMRRSRLEMVMIVDEFGGTAGLVTLKDLIDEIIGDDSELSSSGAGEEETALQMLDEQTFLVQAQMNLEEVNELLDLELPITDEYQTIGGFLLYQFQKIPTQGETLSYDNLDFTVVAADGPRLYQIRIHRHEPTPDPIEESFSEPEDSNEEQNF, encoded by the coding sequence ATGGATGGCACGGCTTTGAGTTCTCTATTGTTTACGCTCGTCGCAACGGAGACAAATCTAACGGTGCAAGATTTGCTGGTGCGACTTTTATCTGTTTTTTTATTAATTGCAATTAATGCGTTTTTTGTAGCAGCAGAATTTTCGATGGTTTCGGTGCGTCGATCGCGCATCAGTCAACTGGTCGAAACGGGCGATCATGCTGCAAAAGCGGTGCAAAGCCTACAACGGCGTTTAGATCGGCTTTTATCCACCACCCAACTGGGAATTACCCTTTCCAGTCTGGCTTTGGGCTGGATTGGAGAAAGTACGATGGCGGTGGTGGTGGCTAGTGGCTTAACCCAACTTCCAGTCTCTCCAGAATGGCAGAGCGCGATCGCGCATTCTGTGGCGATTCCTGTTGCTTTTTTCCTCATTGCCTACCTGCAAATTATTTTAGGGGAACTTTCTCCCAAATCCATCGCTCTTCATCATGCAGAACAAGTGGCTCGCTTGTTTGCCCCCACCAGCCTGGTTATTTCCCGACTGTTCCATCCCTTCATTTGGGTCTTAAACCGTTCCACCGAAACCCTCTTACACTTCGTCGGTTTAGAATATAGCCCCCACAGTTGGTATAACCGAGTCACCTCCGAAGAACTGAAACTCATTATCGCCACGGAACGAGAATCCATTGGACTAGAAGCAGAAGAACGAGAACTACTGAACAACGTCTTTGAATTCAGTGAAGTGGTGGTGGAAGAAATCATGGTTCCTCGAACCAAAATCACCTCTATTCCCCGAGATGCCACTTTTGGAGGAGTCCTCCAGGAAGTAGTCAGTAGTGGACACTCCCGCTACCCCGTTACTGGCGATTCTTTAGACGATATTATCGGGATGATTGACTTCAAAGAATTAGCTGTTCCTCTCGCCAAAGGTCGCCTCACCTCAGAGACCCTGATTAGTCCTTGGATACGACCCGTGCGCTTTGTCCCAGAATTTACCTCATTAGGAGAACTCCTTGGAACCATGCGCCGTTCTCGCTTAGAAATGGTGATGATTGTCGATGAATTTGGCGGAACTGCGGGTTTAGTGACTTTAAAGGATTTAATTGATGAAATTATTGGGGATGACAGTGAGTTAAGCAGTAGCGGTGCTGGGGAAGAAGAAACCGCTTTGCAAATGTTGGACGAACAGACCTTTCTCGTCCAAGCGCAAATGAATCTCGAAGAAGTTAATGAGTTATTGGACTTAGAGTTACCAATTACGGATGAGTATCAAACCATTGGCGGGTTTTTACTCTATCAATTTCAGAAAATTCCCACTCAGGGCGAAACCCTTTCCTACGACAACTTAGACTTCACGGTTGTTGCTGCTGATGGTCCCCGCTTATACCAAATTCGGATTCACCGTCACGAACCGACCCCAGATCCCATAGAAGAGAGTTTCTCAGAACCAGAAGATAGCAACGAAGAACAAAACTTTTGA
- the rnc gene encoding ribonuclease III, protein MSPQLPQFKDIQLWETACTHRSYFNEHPEVQEDNERLEFLGDAVLGFLVGKLLYQKYPQMREGELSRLRSRLVNNEHQLAEFALSLNLDQHLRLGKGAEKEGTRQNPDVLSDTLEAVIGAYFLDAGIEAVEQFIEPLFSAIAEQVTATSELDQNYKGQLQEWALAYCGLIPRYSIRQETGADHAKEFTVEVRIGSEVYGVGVGESKKTAEKRAAKAALEAQNAAGGKN, encoded by the coding sequence ATGTCACCGCAACTACCACAGTTTAAGGATATTCAGCTTTGGGAAACTGCTTGCACTCATCGCTCCTACTTTAACGAACATCCAGAAGTGCAAGAAGATAATGAACGCTTGGAGTTTTTAGGAGATGCGGTTTTAGGCTTTTTGGTGGGGAAGTTACTTTATCAAAAATATCCCCAGATGCGAGAAGGAGAATTGAGTCGGCTCCGATCGCGCTTAGTGAATAATGAACATCAGTTAGCGGAATTTGCGTTGAGTTTAAATCTTGACCAACATCTGCGGTTGGGAAAAGGGGCGGAAAAAGAAGGCACTCGCCAAAATCCAGATGTGTTGAGTGATACGTTAGAAGCGGTGATTGGGGCGTATTTTTTAGATGCGGGAATCGAAGCAGTGGAACAATTTATTGAACCTTTATTCAGCGCGATCGCGGAACAAGTGACAGCCACCTCTGAGTTAGATCAAAATTACAAAGGGCAATTACAAGAATGGGCATTAGCTTACTGTGGTCTGATTCCCCGTTATTCTATTCGTCAAGAAACAGGCGCAGATCACGCTAAAGAATTTACAGTAGAAGTTCGTATTGGTAGCGAAGTCTATGGGGTGGGAGTGGGAGAAAGCAAGAAAACCGCAGAAAAAAGAGCAGCCAAAGCAGCTTTAGAAGCACAAAATGCAGCAGGTGGGAAAAATTAA
- a CDS encoding GAF domain-containing protein, with protein sequence MYTEETQSNTPEVVNPNASNPEQERNFDVGSDLKHFQSSLQSLKQELSRVRGLERTEILNKLQQIESIGHHFEEWINEPSIGNGNGGNGSKTYSSAQREQILELAQQIQECQELQTLLNLVCQETLKISQAQRCFVYQFDGEEQGKVLAERVERGWTPAKGETLPATMFGRDEAQEYLQSAIAAINGTDRATPYQQQLLDRYQVQSSLALTLRIDGKPWGLLVVHSCQSAQPWSEDTINVLYQISTELALKLASFDYQEQVKQEKNREQTKVALISRIRQSQDLDSIFEVATQEIRRALRCDRVGIYRFNEDWSGGFVAEAVTTGWTPVINSDDPAGDVKNDCSLRMLGGERRARESEDTYLRDTQGGGYTQGKKYSVVNDIYEMGFPRCYLNQLEKYECRAYINVPIFQGEKLWGLMAAYQNSGPRQWTEEEKDLMVEVADPLGVALNQAEYIEELQKQTQREAAQAQQEKTKANIISRIRQTQDLDQIFQVTTQDLRKVVNADRAVVYQFNEDWSGQVVAESVTGGWVSLLVEQTNDEVLSSDRTSNDRCTLRKWSSGDITDRDTYLQENQGGKYKDGKRYTAINDIYEANFPACYIQSLEKYQARAYIIVPIFQGDNIWGLLGIYQNDGPRLWQETEIDLLVQVGDQLAVALQQAEFVEQLKQKNEQLAQGVEREKTTSKIVDRIRRTQEVNAVFENTTQEMLNILKAERVALYKFYEDWSGEFVAESVASGWKRLVGTDEARVKDTYLKDNEGGRYALGQNHVVPDIYKEGFDPCHVELLETFQCRAYILVPVFQDDVLWGILGVYQNGAPRQWQDSEVQLTRQVATQFGVALKQAQYLEQIRKQSEELAEAAEREQAASKIVDRIRRTQEVKAVFDNTTQEVLNVLKAERVALYKFYEDWSGEFVAESVAAGWKRLVGTDEARVKDTYLKDNEGGRYALGQSHVVPDIYEEGFDPCHVELLETFQCRAYILAPVFQDDKIWGILGVYQNSAPRQWQQSEVQLTRQVATQFGVALKQAQYLEQIRLQTEELAESAEREQAVSKVVDKIRRSQDVKTIFDTTTQEVRLLLKADRVGLYQFGDDWSGEFVAESVATGWQPLVGTESAKVKDTYLQENKGGRYARGDSHVVPDIYQEGFDSCHLELLETFQCRAYILVPIFQDDVLWGILGVYQNGEARQWQEQEVKLLRQIGVQLGIALKQAEFLAQIREQSEQLAQAAERERKAKELLQRRAIELLTAVRPALDGNLTVRAPVTDDELGTIADAYNNTLKGLRQIVVQVQEAVEKVGQTSTESDEAINQLSERATQQSQALTGALDQVESMTHATQDVANNAQAINEAVQKSNQTVSSGDAAMNRTVDGIQGIRDAVSETSRNIRQLGESSQKISRVVNLISDFSKQTQLLSLNASIEATRAGEYGRGFAVVADEVRSLARQSADATKEIEDLVAEIRNQTSEAIKVTERAIAQVSAGTNLVQEAKEELNAIAAATGEISKLVAGITEASQGQLQQSQSVTQTMQEVAEIANATSEQSNALSASFKEALDTAQQLQAAVDKFTI encoded by the coding sequence ATGTACACAGAAGAAACTCAATCTAACACTCCAGAAGTTGTCAATCCTAACGCTTCTAATCCTGAGCAAGAGCGGAATTTTGATGTTGGGTCGGATCTCAAGCACTTTCAGAGCAGTTTACAAAGTCTGAAGCAAGAACTGTCGAGAGTCAGGGGCTTAGAGCGAACAGAAATCTTGAATAAACTGCAACAAATTGAAAGCATTGGTCATCATTTTGAAGAATGGATCAATGAACCCAGTATTGGTAATGGGAATGGGGGAAACGGGTCAAAAACTTATTCTTCCGCCCAACGGGAACAAATTTTGGAACTGGCGCAACAAATTCAAGAGTGCCAAGAGTTACAAACGCTGTTGAATTTAGTTTGTCAGGAAACTTTGAAGATTAGCCAAGCCCAACGGTGTTTTGTCTATCAATTTGATGGGGAAGAACAAGGGAAAGTCCTTGCTGAGCGTGTCGAACGAGGTTGGACTCCTGCCAAAGGGGAAACCCTTCCTGCGACAATGTTTGGTCGCGATGAAGCTCAGGAATATTTGCAAAGCGCGATCGCTGCGATTAATGGGACTGATCGCGCCACCCCTTACCAACAACAACTGCTCGATCGCTATCAAGTGCAAAGTAGTCTCGCCCTCACACTACGCATTGACGGTAAACCCTGGGGCTTGCTGGTGGTTCACAGTTGCCAAAGCGCACAACCTTGGTCAGAAGACACCATCAATGTTCTTTATCAAATTAGTACCGAACTTGCCCTGAAACTAGCCAGTTTTGACTATCAAGAACAGGTAAAACAAGAGAAAAATCGGGAACAAACCAAAGTTGCGCTTATTTCTCGCATTCGCCAATCTCAAGACTTAGACAGTATCTTTGAAGTGGCTACTCAAGAGATTCGTCGCGCCCTACGCTGCGATCGCGTGGGAATTTATCGGTTTAATGAAGACTGGAGTGGCGGGTTTGTCGCCGAAGCTGTCACCACAGGCTGGACACCCGTGATTAACTCCGATGATCCCGCAGGGGATGTTAAAAACGACTGTAGCTTGCGGATGTTAGGGGGAGAAAGACGCGCCCGAGAAAGTGAAGACACTTATCTCCGCGATACCCAAGGCGGAGGTTATACCCAAGGGAAAAAATATAGCGTCGTCAACGACATCTATGAAATGGGCTTTCCCCGTTGCTATCTCAACCAGTTAGAAAAATACGAATGTCGCGCCTATATCAACGTTCCCATTTTCCAAGGGGAAAAACTGTGGGGCTTAATGGCTGCGTATCAAAATAGCGGACCCCGCCAGTGGACAGAAGAAGAAAAAGACTTGATGGTGGAAGTGGCTGATCCCCTCGGTGTTGCCCTCAATCAAGCCGAATATATCGAAGAACTGCAAAAACAAACCCAACGAGAAGCAGCGCAAGCTCAACAAGAAAAAACCAAAGCCAATATCATCTCTCGGATTCGGCAAACTCAAGACTTGGATCAAATTTTCCAAGTGACCACTCAAGATCTGCGGAAAGTCGTCAACGCCGATCGCGCAGTTGTTTATCAATTTAATGAAGATTGGAGTGGACAAGTCGTTGCTGAATCAGTGACAGGCGGTTGGGTTTCCCTGCTCGTAGAACAAACCAATGACGAAGTTTTAAGCAGCGATCGCACCAGCAATGACCGTTGCACCCTCCGTAAATGGTCCAGTGGCGATATTACAGACCGTGATACCTACTTACAAGAAAATCAAGGCGGAAAATACAAAGACGGCAAACGCTACACCGCCATTAACGACATTTATGAAGCCAACTTCCCCGCCTGTTACATTCAATCTCTGGAAAAATATCAAGCCCGTGCTTACATCATTGTTCCCATCTTCCAAGGGGATAATATTTGGGGCTTACTCGGAATCTACCAAAACGATGGCCCCCGCCTTTGGCAAGAAACCGAAATTGATCTCTTAGTGCAAGTCGGGGATCAACTCGCCGTTGCCCTCCAACAAGCGGAATTTGTCGAGCAACTGAAACAGAAAAACGAACAACTCGCCCAAGGGGTAGAACGGGAAAAAACCACCTCGAAAATTGTGGATCGCATTCGTCGCACCCAAGAAGTGAACGCCGTTTTCGAGAATACCACCCAAGAGATGCTGAACATCTTAAAAGCCGAACGGGTGGCGTTGTATAAGTTTTATGAGGATTGGAGCGGTGAATTTGTTGCCGAATCCGTTGCTTCGGGTTGGAAACGCCTCGTGGGAACAGATGAAGCCAGAGTGAAAGACACTTACCTCAAAGACAATGAAGGGGGACGTTACGCCCTAGGGCAGAATCATGTTGTCCCTGATATCTACAAAGAAGGCTTTGACCCCTGTCATGTGGAACTGTTAGAAACCTTCCAATGTCGCGCTTATATTCTAGTTCCCGTATTCCAAGATGATGTCTTGTGGGGCATTTTGGGCGTTTATCAAAATGGTGCGCCTCGCCAATGGCAAGACAGTGAAGTGCAACTGACCCGACAAGTGGCGACTCAGTTTGGGGTTGCTCTCAAACAAGCGCAATATCTTGAACAAATTCGGAAACAATCAGAAGAACTTGCAGAAGCAGCAGAGCGGGAACAAGCAGCATCCAAGATTGTAGATCGGATTCGTCGCACTCAAGAAGTCAAAGCCGTTTTTGATAACACCACCCAAGAAGTTCTTAATGTTCTCAAAGCCGAGCGGGTGGCGTTGTATAAGTTTTATGAAGATTGGAGCGGGGAATTTGTTGCAGAATCCGTTGCTGCGGGTTGGAAACGCCTCGTGGGAACGGATGAAGCCAGAGTAAAAGACACTTACCTCAAAGATAATGAGGGGGGACGGTACGCTTTGGGTCAAAGCCATGTTGTGCCTGATATTTATGAAGAAGGCTTTGATCCCTGCCATGTTGAACTCTTAGAAACCTTCCAATGTCGCGCTTATATTCTTGCTCCTGTTTTCCAAGACGATAAAATCTGGGGTATTTTAGGCGTTTATCAAAATAGTGCGCCTCGCCAATGGCAACAAAGTGAAGTGCAACTGACCCGACAAGTGGCGACTCAGTTTGGGGTGGCTCTCAAACAAGCACAATACTTAGAACAAATTCGCTTACAAACCGAAGAACTTGCCGAATCTGCGGAACGAGAGCAAGCCGTCTCGAAGGTGGTTGATAAAATTCGTCGCTCTCAAGATGTGAAAACCATTTTTGATACCACAACTCAAGAAGTGCGCTTGTTACTGAAAGCAGACCGCGTGGGACTCTATCAGTTTGGAGACGACTGGAGTGGGGAGTTTGTCGCTGAATCTGTGGCTACGGGTTGGCAGCCCTTAGTGGGAACTGAAAGCGCAAAAGTTAAAGATACCTACTTACAGGAAAATAAAGGCGGTCGTTACGCCCGAGGCGATAGTCATGTCGTTCCCGATATCTATCAAGAAGGGTTTGATTCCTGTCATTTAGAACTGCTAGAAACCTTCCAGTGTCGCGCTTATATTCTCGTTCCCATTTTCCAAGATGATGTCTTGTGGGGCATTTTGGGCGTTTATCAAAATGGGGAAGCCCGCCAATGGCAAGAACAAGAAGTGAAACTATTACGACAAATTGGGGTACAGTTAGGGATTGCCTTAAAACAGGCTGAGTTTTTAGCCCAAATTCGCGAACAGTCAGAACAGTTAGCACAAGCAGCAGAACGGGAACGGAAGGCAAAAGAGCTCTTACAACGACGGGCAATTGAACTCTTAACCGCAGTTCGTCCCGCTTTAGATGGAAACTTAACCGTCCGTGCGCCCGTTACTGATGATGAGTTAGGAACGATCGCGGATGCTTATAACAATACTCTCAAAGGCTTGCGTCAAATTGTCGTGCAAGTCCAAGAAGCGGTGGAAAAAGTGGGACAAACCTCCACCGAGAGTGATGAAGCCATTAATCAACTTTCGGAACGAGCAACTCAGCAGTCTCAAGCACTGACAGGAGCTTTAGACCAAGTGGAATCCATGACTCATGCAACGCAAGATGTTGCTAACAATGCCCAAGCCATTAATGAAGCGGTACAGAAATCCAATCAAACCGTGTCTTCTGGGGATGCTGCCATGAATCGGACTGTCGATGGGATTCAAGGGATTCGCGATGCGGTCTCGGAAACCAGTCGCAATATTCGTCAACTTGGGGAATCCTCCCAGAAAATTTCTCGCGTGGTTAACCTGATTAGCGACTTCTCGAAACAAACCCAGTTACTCTCCCTTAATGCGTCCATTGAGGCGACTCGCGCTGGTGAATACGGTCGTGGGTTTGCCGTGGTTGCGGATGAAGTGCGGTCTCTCGCCCGTCAGTCTGCGGATGCAACGAAAGAGATTGAAGACTTAGTGGCGGAAATTCGCAATCAAACCAGTGAAGCGATTAAAGTAACTGAACGCGCCATTGCTCAGGTTAGTGCAGGAACAAACCTGGTGCAAGAAGCCAAAGAAGAGTTAAACGCGATCGCTGCTGCAACTGGAGAAATCAGTAAACTGGTGGCAGGCATTACCGAAGCCAGTCAAGGACAACTGCAACAGTCGCAATCGGTAACCCAAACCATGCAAGAAGTAGCGGAAATTGCCAACGCGACATCCGAACAATCCAACGCCCTCTCTGCTTCCTTCAAAGAAGCCCTAGATACCGCTCAACAACTGCAAGCTGCGGTTGATAAGTTCACGATCTAG
- a CDS encoding chemotaxis protein CheW: MTQSQSIRQRDTITLAKQGEPELLETFLNYKLKPKGISARVRKKQRHLLVLLEGIEVCPNEEQMMKLLRQIASKLDPKKVEKIRVCGQQKGDDIPNWLQIIETGESTAAQGDLKGWLDSVKITPSLLSQTEGDPNSDAQTGQRFLRFHLGAEDTALLAVNAVKEVLSVSGEKILPVPDVASSVLGLHNWRGEMLWVVDLNDLLGFSALWEIENIAANINVIVLQVEQQEIGIAVRQVETIEQHDWQKLQPPEGLFPPHILSYAQGYLTEASSIILDATALVKAFNQNGR, translated from the coding sequence ATGACTCAGTCTCAGTCGATTCGTCAACGAGATACAATTACTCTCGCCAAACAAGGAGAACCCGAACTACTAGAAACCTTCCTCAACTACAAGCTGAAACCGAAAGGAATCTCAGCACGAGTGAGAAAAAAACAACGTCATCTTTTAGTGCTCTTGGAAGGCATAGAAGTTTGTCCCAACGAAGAGCAGATGATGAAACTGCTTCGACAAATTGCAAGCAAACTAGATCCCAAAAAAGTCGAAAAAATTCGGGTTTGTGGTCAGCAAAAAGGAGATGATATTCCCAACTGGCTGCAGATTATTGAAACTGGAGAATCGACAGCAGCACAAGGTGATCTAAAAGGGTGGCTAGATTCTGTAAAAATCACTCCCTCTTTATTATCTCAAACCGAAGGAGACCCCAATTCTGACGCACAAACAGGACAACGATTTTTGCGGTTTCATTTGGGAGCAGAAGATACAGCACTGCTTGCAGTTAATGCCGTGAAAGAAGTCCTCAGTGTTTCGGGAGAAAAGATATTGCCAGTTCCTGATGTTGCTTCTAGTGTGTTAGGGCTTCATAACTGGCGGGGTGAGATGTTATGGGTGGTTGACTTAAATGACTTACTGGGCTTTTCCGCCCTCTGGGAAATTGAAAATATAGCAGCTAACATTAATGTCATTGTTCTCCAAGTGGAACAACAAGAAATTGGAATTGCAGTTCGTCAAGTGGAGACCATTGAGCAACATGACTGGCAGAAACTTCAACCTCCAGAAGGACTGTTTCCCCCACACATCTTGTCTTATGCACAAGGATATTTAACCGAAGCCAGTAGCATTATTTTAGATGCGACGGCGCTGGTCAAAGCATTTAACCAAAACGGAAGATAA
- a CDS encoding response regulator, which translates to MMTKDQLNGQQQQKTVDKNSEIAEKTFLELEELLEEIVSSSQQQFTGRLTLKTPDRQQWQLYFGMGRLLWASGGEHPRRRWRRQLAHVCEQDGLKGHYSEGHLREGDHYECWDFHLLLALHKRKILSSEQVRKVMVGMITEILFDLNHQGIALCTSKEAYPDEPNHCGKQVFTRTWKAGVRPSQEMVVPPSWGVETQACLDKAQESWVQWREMGLTHVSPNQAPQLLNLKELAAQTSEKVYGNLVKLVTGDRTLRDLSVVMKMSPLKLARSLQPYIRQDLITLAAIADLPPAPQEKTVKKQQLQRRAEDQSATTSSPIPSQKKRVKSQRPLVAFVDDSEQSRNIMNNVVTKGGYDFIGIGDSVQAITILLEKQPQLIFLDLMMPNVNGYELCSQIRKISVLKDVPVVIVTGNDGIVDRMRAKVVGANNFISKPIDRSEVLTLALQYTQSASAK; encoded by the coding sequence ATGATGACAAAAGATCAATTAAATGGGCAACAGCAACAAAAGACTGTGGACAAAAACTCAGAAATCGCAGAGAAAACTTTTTTAGAGTTAGAGGAACTCCTAGAAGAAATTGTATCTTCTAGTCAACAACAATTTACGGGTCGTCTGACCCTAAAAACCCCAGACAGACAGCAATGGCAACTTTATTTTGGGATGGGTCGATTGCTGTGGGCAAGTGGGGGAGAACATCCCCGTCGTCGCTGGCGCAGACAGTTGGCTCATGTTTGTGAGCAGGATGGTTTAAAAGGACATTATTCAGAAGGACATTTGCGAGAAGGAGATCATTATGAGTGTTGGGATTTCCATTTGTTATTAGCCCTGCACAAACGTAAAATTTTGAGTTCGGAACAAGTGAGAAAAGTTATGGTGGGGATGATTACTGAGATTCTGTTTGATCTCAATCATCAGGGAATTGCCCTGTGTACCAGCAAGGAAGCCTATCCTGATGAACCGAACCACTGTGGCAAACAAGTCTTTACTCGAACTTGGAAAGCAGGGGTTCGTCCTTCTCAAGAAATGGTTGTCCCTCCTAGTTGGGGGGTCGAAACGCAAGCCTGTTTGGACAAAGCTCAGGAAAGTTGGGTGCAGTGGCGAGAAATGGGGTTAACTCATGTTTCTCCCAATCAAGCCCCGCAGCTTCTCAATTTAAAGGAATTGGCTGCTCAAACTTCAGAAAAAGTTTATGGGAATTTAGTCAAACTGGTGACGGGTGATCGGACGTTACGAGATTTATCGGTGGTGATGAAAATGAGTCCTCTGAAACTGGCGCGATCGCTGCAACCTTACATTCGCCAAGATCTGATTACCTTAGCAGCGATCGCTGATTTACCACCCGCCCCCCAGGAAAAAACCGTTAAAAAACAACAATTACAACGGCGTGCTGAAGATCAATCGGCAACAACTTCATCTCCAATTCCCAGTCAGAAAAAGAGGGTCAAATCTCAACGTCCTCTTGTTGCTTTTGTGGACGATAGTGAGCAAAGTCGTAATATAATGAATAATGTGGTCACAAAAGGGGGCTACGACTTTATTGGCATCGGCGACTCGGTACAGGCAATTACGATTTTACTGGAAAAACAACCGCAGTTAATTTTTCTAGACTTAATGATGCCCAATGTCAACGGTTACGAACTCTGTAGCCAAATTCGGAAAATTTCTGTGTTGAAAGATGTTCCTGTGGTCATTGTGACTGGGAATGATGGGATTGTGGATCGGATGCGAGCTAAGGTTGTCGGTGCAAACAACTTTATCTCGAAACCAATTGATCGTTCCGAAGTTCTAACCTTAGCATTGCAGTACACACAATCGGCTTCAGCAAAATAA
- a CDS encoding four helix bundle protein, with the protein MGSFEDLQIYQIAEKLANKIWLIVSKWDYFAKDTIGKQLVRSVDSIGANIAEGNGRYNHKDKERFIKIARGSLYETRHWLRLAFARNLLAREDIDKIKPLVEELSPKLNAYLNSIKKQQNI; encoded by the coding sequence ATGGGAAGTTTTGAAGACCTACAAATTTATCAGATCGCTGAAAAACTAGCGAATAAGATATGGTTGATTGTTTCTAAATGGGATTACTTTGCGAAAGACACCATTGGCAAGCAATTAGTGAGATCTGTAGATAGTATTGGGGCAAATATCGCTGAAGGTAATGGGCGTTACAACCATAAAGACAAGGAACGTTTTATTAAAATTGCTAGAGGATCTTTGTATGAAACACGACACTGGTTAAGACTTGCTTTTGCTCGTAATCTTTTAGCTAGGGAAGATATTGATAAAATTAAGCCATTAGTAGAAGAATTATCTCCTAAACTTAATGCTTATCTTAATTCGATAAAAAAACAACAGAATATATAG